The Pseudomonas baetica genome includes a region encoding these proteins:
- a CDS encoding DUF5924 family protein — MLKIPQIIQRILELMKRYPGVIALGGFISGVGSFILVDRQQGLASWITTIMLLSWIWLMLENSLTKLFTRIFKREIPQPLLRYATQMIHQESLFFVLPFFFITTTWNSGQLIFTGLLCIAALISIVDPLYYKWLAPRRWAFLALHTLTLFAALLTALPVIMHLTTSQSFKWALGTAVVLSFPSLASIFPIRTVRNALAILCITVGIGGVGWVLRSWVPPATLWMTDVAISTQLQDRTPGASLEEVSAEQIRNGGLYAYTAINAPRGLDERIYHVWQFDGKEVDRIALDIHGGRKEGYRAWTHKQNFPGNPAGKWQVRVLTEDGQVIGVLRFEVTDSTAVKEK; from the coding sequence ATGCTAAAAATACCCCAGATCATCCAGCGCATTCTCGAACTGATGAAGCGCTATCCCGGGGTCATTGCGCTTGGCGGTTTCATCTCCGGGGTCGGCAGTTTCATCCTGGTCGACCGGCAACAGGGGCTGGCGAGCTGGATCACCACGATCATGCTGCTGAGCTGGATCTGGTTGATGCTGGAAAACAGCCTGACCAAGCTGTTCACACGGATCTTCAAACGGGAAATCCCCCAGCCGCTGCTGCGTTACGCGACGCAGATGATCCATCAGGAAAGCCTGTTTTTCGTCCTGCCGTTCTTCTTCATCACCACCACCTGGAACAGTGGCCAACTGATTTTCACTGGCCTGCTGTGCATCGCCGCACTGATCTCGATTGTCGACCCGCTCTATTACAAATGGCTGGCGCCACGACGCTGGGCGTTTCTCGCGTTGCACACCCTGACCCTGTTCGCCGCCCTGCTCACCGCGCTGCCGGTAATCATGCACCTGACCACCTCGCAGAGTTTCAAATGGGCGCTGGGCACCGCCGTGGTGTTGTCGTTCCCGAGCCTGGCGTCGATCTTCCCGATCCGCACTGTGCGTAACGCGCTGGCAATTCTCTGCATCACGGTGGGCATCGGCGGCGTCGGCTGGGTGCTGCGTTCGTGGGTGCCGCCGGCGACGCTGTGGATGACCGATGTGGCAATCAGCACCCAGTTGCAGGATCGCACCCCTGGTGCCAGCCTCGAGGAGGTCAGTGCCGAGCAGATCCGTAACGGCGGGCTGTACGCCTACACCGCGATCAACGCGCCGCGCGGCCTCGATGAGCGGATTTATCACGTCTGGCAGTTCGACGGCAAAGAGGTCGATCGCATCGCCCTCGACATCCATGGCGGGCGTAAGGAAGGCTACCGGGCGTGGACGCACAAGCAGAATTTCCCCGGCAACCCGGCGGGCAAGTGGCAGGTGCGGGTGCTGACCGAGGATGGCCAGGTGATCGGCGTGCTGCGCTTTGAAGTGACGGACAGCACAGCGGTCAAAGAAAAGTAA
- a CDS encoding M16 family metallopeptidase: MRCLLFACLLLGSFPSFALDRFQVEGYALPNGLQLLLKPGTERGHVAIRLVVGVGLDDFDCDEKELPHLLEHLLFSGIDATGEGGLEERMQALGGEWNAFTSNADTTFVIEAPAKNQRKVLDLLLALLTQTRIDDNAINAAKRVVEREDGGHYTKLQRFLDRQDLGHTASNQLAVELGLKCPQRAEVDHLTQEQLEKVRKAWYAPNNMSLIVVGELDKLLPAYLERTWGTLEAVEPSEHRPLPDIRTSAAHERTLTRGFIGDSAKLHWLVPEPVLDDQYDQTFDILKDYLDWALYRQIRLNHGLSYGPWAEREVFGGVGFMSLNADLDRDDVAEAQQVLETLKADLLKNGLDPDTFARIKQAAIAHQAWAVQGNSALADYYWSALGDYEDGRFANPARELHGVTLEAANKAMRELLLQPGYLRIEKPLISDDQVLWLSAGGLGLVLFILIGWRVHHRRRPAEH, encoded by the coding sequence ATGCGTTGCCTGTTGTTCGCCTGTCTGTTGCTCGGTTCATTCCCCTCCTTCGCCCTGGATCGTTTTCAGGTCGAAGGCTATGCGCTGCCCAACGGTTTGCAGTTGCTGCTCAAGCCCGGCACTGAACGCGGGCATGTGGCGATCCGGCTGGTGGTGGGCGTTGGTCTCGACGATTTTGACTGCGACGAAAAGGAGCTGCCGCACCTGCTCGAACACCTGCTGTTCAGTGGCATCGACGCCACGGGCGAAGGCGGCCTCGAAGAACGCATGCAAGCGCTCGGCGGCGAGTGGAACGCCTTCACCAGCAACGCCGACACCACGTTCGTCATCGAAGCCCCGGCGAAAAACCAGCGCAAGGTGCTCGACCTGCTGCTCGCGCTGCTGACTCAGACGCGCATCGACGACAACGCGATCAACGCCGCCAAACGCGTGGTCGAGCGCGAGGACGGCGGCCATTACACCAAGCTGCAGCGCTTTCTCGACCGTCAGGATCTGGGCCACACCGCGAGCAACCAACTGGCGGTGGAGCTGGGCCTGAAATGCCCGCAACGCGCGGAGGTCGATCACCTGACCCAGGAGCAACTGGAGAAGGTGCGAAAGGCCTGGTATGCGCCGAACAACATGAGCCTGATTGTCGTCGGCGAACTCGACAAACTGCTGCCGGCTTATCTGGAACGCACCTGGGGCACGCTCGAAGCGGTCGAACCCAGCGAACATCGGCCACTGCCGGACATCCGCACCAGCGCCGCCCACGAACGCACCCTCACCCGTGGTTTTATCGGCGACAGCGCCAAGCTGCACTGGCTGGTGCCGGAGCCGGTGCTGGACGATCAGTACGACCAGACCTTCGACATCCTCAAGGACTACCTCGACTGGGCGCTGTACCGGCAGATTCGCCTGAACCACGGTCTGTCCTATGGCCCGTGGGCCGAGCGCGAAGTGTTTGGTGGCGTCGGTTTCATGAGCCTGAACGCCGATCTGGACCGCGATGATGTCGCCGAAGCGCAGCAGGTACTGGAAACCCTCAAGGCCGACCTGCTGAAAAACGGCCTCGACCCGGACACCTTTGCCCGCATCAAACAAGCCGCCATCGCCCATCAGGCGTGGGCGGTGCAAGGCAACAGCGCGTTGGCCGATTACTACTGGAGCGCGCTGGGCGACTACGAGGACGGCCGCTTCGCCAACCCCGCCCGCGAGCTGCACGGCGTGACGCTGGAAGCCGCGAACAAGGCCATGCGTGAGTTGTTGCTGCAACCGGGGTATCTGCGGATCGAGAAGCCGTTGATCAGTGATGATCAGGTGTTGTGGCTGAGTGCGGGTGGGTTGGGTCTGGTGTTGTTCATCCTGATCGGCTGGCGTGTGCACCACCGCCGCCGGCCAGCCGAACACTGA
- a CDS encoding ABC-type transport auxiliary lipoprotein family protein — MKLTRLALLAAGFTVLSACSILPKSEPSDVYRLPSAQAPASASSAATLPWSLRLNKLQASEVLNRPSIAVIPQGDVISSYKASRWSDPAPVLVRNRLLDGFARDGRVTLLSTDDSNFAADLELGGNLQAFQTEYQGNQASVVVRVDALLVRGYDQRILASRRFEERQPLSDVQVPAVVAGFGQASDRLTAKVVAWAVEQGQKLSPQLRP; from the coding sequence ATGAAGCTGACTCGCCTCGCCCTCCTCGCCGCCGGCTTCACTGTGCTCAGCGCCTGCTCGATCTTGCCCAAGTCGGAGCCATCGGACGTTTATCGCTTGCCGAGTGCGCAAGCACCCGCCTCGGCCAGTTCGGCGGCCACTCTGCCCTGGTCGCTGCGCCTGAACAAGTTGCAGGCCAGCGAAGTGTTGAACCGGCCGAGCATTGCGGTGATTCCACAGGGCGATGTGATCAGCAGCTACAAGGCTTCGCGCTGGAGCGATCCGGCGCCGGTGCTGGTGCGTAATCGGTTGCTGGACGGCTTTGCGCGTGATGGCCGGGTGACGTTGCTCAGTACCGACGACAGCAACTTTGCTGCGGATCTGGAGTTGGGCGGGAATCTGCAGGCGTTCCAGACGGAATATCAGGGCAATCAGGCCAGCGTCGTAGTGCGCGTCGATGCGCTCTTGGTACGTGGTTATGACCAGCGGATTCTCGCCAGTCGCCGCTTTGAAGAGCGCCAGCCATTGAGCGATGTGCAGGTGCCGGCGGTGGTGGCCGGGTTTGGCCAGGCCAGCGATCGCCTGACCGCGAAAGTCGTGGCGTGGGCGGTAGAACAAGGCCAAAAACTCTCCCCGCAACTCCGGCCTTAA
- a CDS encoding ABC transporter ATP-binding protein: MSRLPRAPAEAVIEVRGLCNRFGSQSVHENLDLDLYKGEILAVVGGSGSGKSVLLRSIVGLRRPSEGSVKVFGQNLPSLSEHERSLVERRFGVLFQKGALFSSLTVTENVALPLIEHAGLSRHDAEHLAAVKLALAGLPLSAADKYPSSLSGGMIKRAALARALALDPDILFLDEPTAGLDPIGAAQFDQLILTLRDALGLSVFLVTHDLDTLYTITDRVAVLAQKKVLVAGPIDVVSETDDAWIHEYFHGPRGRSALDAAKSLNEV, from the coding sequence GTGAGTCGTCTACCCCGCGCGCCCGCCGAGGCGGTGATCGAAGTCCGTGGCCTGTGCAATCGCTTTGGCAGCCAGAGCGTGCACGAGAACCTCGATCTGGATTTGTACAAAGGCGAAATCCTCGCCGTGGTCGGCGGTTCCGGCAGCGGCAAATCGGTGCTGTTGCGCAGCATCGTCGGCCTGCGCCGGCCCAGCGAAGGCAGCGTCAAAGTGTTCGGCCAGAATCTGCCGAGCCTGTCCGAGCACGAGCGCTCACTGGTCGAACGGCGCTTTGGCGTGTTGTTCCAGAAAGGCGCGCTGTTCTCGTCGCTGACGGTGACAGAAAACGTCGCCCTGCCGCTGATCGAACACGCCGGCCTGAGCCGCCACGATGCCGAGCATCTGGCCGCGGTCAAACTGGCGCTGGCCGGGTTGCCGCTGTCGGCGGCGGACAAATACCCGTCGTCGTTGTCCGGCGGCATGATCAAACGCGCCGCGCTGGCGCGGGCCCTGGCGCTGGATCCGGACATTCTGTTTCTCGACGAACCCACCGCTGGCCTTGATCCGATTGGCGCGGCGCAGTTCGATCAACTGATCCTGACCCTGCGCGACGCGCTGGGCCTGAGCGTGTTTCTGGTGACCCACGACCTCGACACGCTCTACACCATCACCGACCGTGTGGCGGTGCTGGCGCAGAAGAAAGTGTTGGTCGCAGGTCCCATCGATGTCGTTTCGGAAACTGATGACGCCTGGATTCACGAATACTTCCACGGCCCGCGCGGCCGCTCGGCGCTGGACGCCGCCAAATCGCTTAACGAGGTCTGA
- a CDS encoding MlaD family protein has product METRAHHVLIGLFTVIVVAGALLFGLFLAKSSVDTEFKDYEIVFSEAVSGLSKGSPVQYSGIKVGDVINLRLDPKDPRRVLARIRLAGDTPVKEDTQAKLALAGITGTSIIQLSGGTPQSPKLRGHDGNLPTIVASPSPISRLLNDSNDLMTGITALLQNANQMFSAENVERVSKTLAHLEQTTGTINDQRGDIKQAMQQLATVGKQAGSMLEQTSLLMRNANGLINDQGKQALGSAEQAMKSLEQSSATINGLLSKNQNSLDNGMQGLNGLAPAIRELRETLTSLRAISQRLEANPSGYLLGSDKNKEFTP; this is encoded by the coding sequence ATGGAAACCCGAGCGCATCATGTATTGATCGGCCTGTTCACCGTGATTGTGGTGGCCGGCGCCCTGCTCTTCGGTCTGTTCCTGGCCAAGTCCAGCGTCGACACCGAGTTCAAGGATTACGAGATTGTTTTCAGCGAGGCGGTCAGTGGCCTGTCCAAGGGCAGCCCGGTGCAGTACAGCGGGATCAAGGTCGGTGATGTGATCAACCTGCGCCTTGATCCCAAAGACCCTCGGCGCGTGCTGGCGCGGATTCGACTGGCCGGCGACACGCCGGTCAAGGAAGACACCCAGGCCAAACTGGCGCTGGCCGGGATCACCGGGACGTCGATCATCCAGCTCAGCGGCGGCACGCCGCAAAGCCCGAAGTTGCGTGGCCATGACGGCAACCTGCCGACCATCGTCGCCTCGCCCTCGCCTATTTCGCGGTTGCTCAATGACTCCAACGATTTGATGACCGGCATTACCGCACTGCTGCAGAACGCCAACCAAATGTTCTCCGCCGAGAACGTCGAGCGCGTGAGCAAAACCCTCGCCCATCTGGAGCAGACCACCGGCACCATCAACGATCAGCGCGGCGACATCAAACAGGCCATGCAGCAACTGGCGACGGTCGGCAAACAGGCTGGCAGCATGCTCGAACAGACCTCGTTGCTGATGCGCAACGCCAACGGCTTGATCAACGATCAGGGCAAGCAGGCGTTGGGCAGTGCCGAACAGGCCATGAAGTCGCTGGAACAGAGCAGCGCGACCATCAACGGCCTGCTGAGCAAGAACCAGAACTCCCTCGACAACGGCATGCAGGGCCTCAATGGCCTCGCCCCGGCGATCCGCGAACTGCGCGAAACCCTGACGTCGCTGCGTGCCATCTCCCAACGCCTGGAGGCCAACCCCAGTGGTTACCTGCTGGGCAGTGACAAGAACAAGGAGTTCACGCCATGA
- a CDS encoding ABC transporter permease: MISSSMTGSAQLDTSITPARLRVTGDWTLAHYAELKRLSEKLHGQYDASTPIDLNGLGALDTAGASLLVELLGSERLGKSAEHPDCTLSSADRALLQTVYQSLTDFCVPIKEPEVSVSVQLLTRIGRAVDTIWQDTLQLLGFVGLILETIARNLLRPKRWRITPMIAHIEQTGLDAAPIVALLTFLVGAVVAFLGATVLASFGATIFTVDLVGFSFLREFGVLLTAILMAGRTASAFTAQIGSMKANEEIDAIRTLGLDPMELLVVPRVLAMLVALPMLTFLAMLSGIVGGGVVCAVSLDISPAMFLSLLQSDIGIQHFLVGLVKAPIFAFLIAAIGCLEGFKVSGSAESVGAHTTSAVVQSIFVVIVLDAVAALFFMEMGW; the protein is encoded by the coding sequence ATGATCAGCAGTTCAATGACAGGCAGTGCCCAGTTGGACACGTCGATCACCCCTGCCCGCCTGCGGGTCACCGGGGACTGGACGCTCGCCCATTACGCCGAGCTCAAACGCCTGAGCGAAAAGCTCCACGGCCAATACGACGCCAGCACGCCGATTGATCTGAATGGCCTCGGCGCCCTCGACACCGCCGGCGCGTCGTTGCTGGTGGAACTGCTCGGCTCCGAACGCCTCGGCAAATCCGCCGAACATCCCGATTGCACCTTGTCCTCCGCCGACCGCGCGTTGCTGCAAACCGTGTATCAGTCGTTGACCGATTTCTGTGTGCCAATCAAGGAGCCGGAAGTCAGCGTCAGCGTGCAACTGCTGACGCGCATCGGCCGCGCCGTCGACACGATCTGGCAAGACACCCTGCAGCTCCTCGGCTTCGTCGGCCTGATTCTGGAAACCATCGCCCGTAACCTGTTGCGGCCCAAGCGCTGGCGCATCACGCCGATGATCGCCCACATTGAGCAGACGGGCCTCGACGCCGCGCCCATCGTGGCCTTGCTGACCTTTCTGGTCGGCGCGGTGGTGGCGTTTCTCGGCGCGACGGTGCTGGCCAGTTTCGGCGCGACGATTTTTACCGTGGACCTGGTGGGCTTCTCGTTCCTGCGTGAGTTCGGCGTGTTGCTGACGGCGATCCTGATGGCCGGCCGCACCGCCAGTGCGTTCACCGCGCAGATCGGCTCGATGAAGGCCAACGAAGAAATCGACGCGATCCGCACCCTTGGCCTCGACCCCATGGAGCTGCTGGTGGTGCCAAGGGTGCTGGCGATGTTGGTGGCGCTGCCGATGCTGACGTTTCTGGCGATGCTCTCGGGGATCGTCGGCGGTGGCGTGGTCTGCGCGGTGTCGCTGGATATCTCGCCGGCAATGTTCCTGTCGCTGCTGCAGTCGGATATCGGCATTCAACATTTTCTGGTCGGGCTGGTGAAAGCGCCGATCTTCGCCTTTCTGATCGCGGCGATTGGTTGCCTGGAAGGCTTCAAGGTCAGCGGCAGCGCCGAATCGGTCGGCGCCCACACCACCTCCGCCGTGGTGCAGTCGATTTTTGTGGTGATCGTGCTCGACGCGGTGGCCGCGCTGTTTTTCATGGAGATGGGCTGGTGA
- a CDS encoding DUF1328 domain-containing protein: MLSWAITFLIIAIIAAVLGFGGIAGTATGIAKILFVVFLVMFIASFFFGRRGRG, from the coding sequence ATGTTGAGCTGGGCAATTACATTCTTGATCATTGCCATCATTGCTGCAGTATTGGGCTTCGGTGGTATCGCGGGCACCGCCACGGGTATCGCCAAGATTCTCTTTGTCGTGTTCCTGGTGATGTTCATCGCTTCCTTCTTCTTTGGCCGTCGCGGCCGAGGTTAA
- a CDS encoding nucleoside recognition domain-containing protein — protein MLNGLWLGFFVVAAISALVQWLVGGNAGIFAAMVESIFAMAKLSVEVMVLLFGTLTLWLGFLRIAEKAGIVEWLAKVLGPLFLRLMPEVPPGHPALGLITLNFAANGLGLDNAATPIGLKAMKALQELNPSATIASNAQILFLVLNASSLTLLPVTIFMYRAQQGAPDPTLVFLPILLATSCSTIVGFLSVAFMQRLRIWDPVVLAYLIPGALVLGGFMALLATMSATALAGLSSILGNLTLFGLIMLFLLIGALRKVKVYEAFVEGAKEGFDVAKNLLPYLVAMLCAVGVLRASGALDFGLEGIRHLVEWAGWDTRFVDALPTAMVKPFSGSAARAMLIETMQTSGVDSFPALVAATVQGSTETTFYVLAVYFGAVGIQRARHAVGCALLAELAGVIGAIGVCYWFFG, from the coding sequence ATGCTTAATGGCCTGTGGCTTGGCTTCTTCGTCGTGGCAGCAATATCTGCGCTGGTGCAGTGGCTCGTCGGCGGTAACGCCGGGATCTTCGCGGCGATGGTGGAAAGCATTTTTGCCATGGCCAAACTCTCGGTCGAGGTCATGGTGCTGCTGTTCGGCACCCTGACCCTGTGGCTGGGCTTTTTACGTATTGCCGAGAAGGCCGGCATCGTCGAATGGCTGGCCAAGGTATTGGGGCCGCTGTTTCTGCGGCTGATGCCGGAAGTTCCGCCCGGTCACCCGGCCCTTGGTTTGATCACCCTGAACTTTGCCGCCAATGGCCTGGGCCTGGACAACGCCGCGACGCCCATCGGCCTGAAAGCCATGAAGGCGTTGCAGGAACTCAACCCCAGCGCCACCATCGCCAGCAACGCGCAGATCCTCTTCCTGGTGCTCAACGCGTCGTCCCTGACCCTGCTGCCGGTGACGATTTTCATGTACCGCGCCCAGCAAGGCGCGCCGGATCCGACCCTGGTATTCCTGCCGATCCTGCTGGCGACCAGTTGCTCGACCATCGTCGGCTTTCTCTCGGTGGCATTCATGCAGCGCCTGCGGATCTGGGATCCGGTGGTGCTGGCCTACCTGATTCCCGGCGCGCTGGTGCTCGGGGGGTTCATGGCGCTGCTGGCGACAATGTCGGCCACGGCGCTGGCGGGGCTGTCGTCGATCCTCGGCAACCTCACGCTGTTCGGGCTGATCATGCTGTTTCTACTGATCGGCGCCTTGCGCAAGGTGAAGGTTTACGAGGCCTTCGTCGAAGGCGCGAAGGAAGGTTTCGACGTCGCCAAAAACCTGCTGCCGTATCTGGTGGCAATGCTCTGTGCGGTTGGCGTCTTGCGTGCATCAGGCGCATTGGATTTCGGCCTCGAAGGCATTCGCCACCTGGTCGAGTGGGCCGGTTGGGATACGCGATTTGTCGATGCGCTGCCGACCGCGATGGTCAAACCGTTCTCCGGCAGCGCCGCCCGGGCGATGTTGATTGAAACCATGCAGACGTCCGGCGTCGACAGCTTCCCGGCATTGGTCGCCGCGACAGTGCAGGGCAGTACCGAGACCACGTTCTATGTGCTGGCCGTTTACTTTGGTGCGGTGGGGATTCAGCGGGCGCGGCATGCGGTGGGTTGTGCGTTGTTGGCCGAGTTGGCGGGCGTGATTGGCGCGATTGGTGTGTGCTACTGGTTCTTCGGCTAA
- a CDS encoding inhibitor of vertebrate lysozyme family protein produces the protein MSALKTLAAALLLGGSAMAMAANDGQTRVNELLSSDPQYRETWEGVVKKEERLPEWVMNLSGTPDQQMNAVTEDGDKYLVGPLCESADKCLNHRLIVAFSFDKKDAYAMLVDVPEGLPADKSPTRHATYRFLGKPDQGMQDLLMETLKKDPNWY, from the coding sequence ATGAGTGCGTTAAAGACTCTGGCAGCCGCCCTGCTTCTGGGCGGTAGTGCCATGGCGATGGCGGCCAACGATGGCCAGACGCGGGTCAACGAACTGCTGAGTTCCGATCCGCAATACAGGGAAACCTGGGAAGGCGTGGTGAAGAAGGAAGAGCGCCTGCCGGAATGGGTGATGAACCTTTCCGGGACGCCTGACCAACAAATGAATGCCGTGACTGAAGACGGCGACAAGTATCTGGTCGGCCCACTCTGCGAAAGCGCAGACAAATGCCTGAACCACCGCTTGATCGTCGCCTTCAGCTTCGACAAGAAAGATGCTTACGCCATGCTCGTCGATGTCCCCGAAGGATTGCCGGCCGACAAGTCGCCAACGCGGCATGCCACCTACCGCTTCCTCGGCAAACCCGATCAGGGCATGCAGGATCTTTTGATGGAAACACTGAAAAAAGATCCGAACTGGTACTGA
- the gltP gene encoding glutamate/aspartate:proton symporter GltP has protein sequence MKKAKISLAWQILIGLVLGIAIGALLNHFSAEKAWWISNVLQPAGDIFIRLIKMIVIPIVISSLIVGIAGVGDAKKLGRIGLKTIIYFEIVTTIAIVVGLLLANLFHPGTGIDMSTLGTVDISKYQATAAEVQHEHAFIETILNLIPSNIFAAMARGEMLPIIFFSVLFGLGLSSLQSDLREPLVKMFQGVSESMFKVTHMIMNYAPIGVFALIAVTVANFGFASLLPLAKLVILVYVAIAFFAFVVLGLIAKLFGFSVLKLMRIFKDELVLAYSTASSETVLPRVIEKMEAYGAPKAICSFVVPTGYSFNLDGSTLYQSIAAIFIAQLYGIDLSISQQLLLVLTLMVTSKGIAGVPGVSFVVLLATLGSVGIPLEGLAFIAGVDRIMDMARTALNVIGNALAVLVIARWEGMYDDAKGERYWNSLPHWRSKEKLPAGEISKN, from the coding sequence ATGAAGAAGGCAAAAATCAGCCTCGCCTGGCAGATCCTCATCGGTCTGGTTTTAGGGATTGCAATTGGTGCGTTGCTCAACCACTTCAGTGCCGAAAAGGCCTGGTGGATCAGCAACGTCCTGCAACCGGCAGGCGATATCTTTATCCGTCTGATCAAGATGATCGTGATCCCGATCGTCATCTCCTCTCTGATCGTCGGCATTGCCGGCGTGGGCGACGCCAAGAAGCTGGGGCGTATCGGCCTGAAGACGATCATCTATTTCGAAATCGTCACCACCATCGCCATCGTTGTCGGCCTGCTGTTGGCCAACCTGTTCCATCCGGGCACCGGCATCGACATGAGCACCCTGGGCACGGTGGATATCTCCAAGTACCAGGCGACCGCCGCCGAAGTACAGCATGAACACGCGTTCATCGAGACCATCCTCAACCTGATCCCGTCGAACATCTTCGCGGCCATGGCTCGCGGCGAAATGCTGCCGATCATCTTCTTCTCCGTACTGTTCGGTCTCGGCCTGTCGAGCCTGCAGTCGGACCTGCGCGAACCGCTGGTGAAGATGTTCCAGGGCGTTTCGGAAAGCATGTTCAAAGTCACCCACATGATCATGAACTACGCCCCGATCGGCGTATTCGCACTGATCGCGGTGACCGTCGCCAACTTCGGCTTCGCCTCCCTGCTGCCGCTGGCCAAACTGGTGATCCTGGTTTACGTCGCCATCGCCTTTTTCGCCTTCGTCGTACTGGGCCTGATTGCCAAGCTGTTCGGCTTCTCGGTACTCAAGCTGATGCGCATCTTCAAGGATGAGCTGGTGCTGGCCTACTCCACTGCCTCGTCGGAAACCGTGCTGCCGCGCGTGATCGAGAAGATGGAAGCCTACGGCGCGCCGAAAGCCATTTGCAGCTTCGTGGTACCGACCGGCTACTCGTTCAACCTCGACGGTTCGACCCTGTACCAGTCCATCGCGGCGATCTTCATTGCCCAGCTGTACGGCATCGACCTGTCGATCAGCCAGCAACTGCTGCTGGTGCTGACCCTGATGGTCACCTCCAAAGGCATCGCCGGCGTACCGGGCGTGTCCTTCGTGGTGCTGCTGGCCACCTTGGGCAGCGTCGGTATTCCGCTGGAAGGTCTGGCGTTCATCGCCGGTGTCGACCGCATCATGGACATGGCCCGTACGGCACTGAACGTGATCGGCAACGCCCTGGCCGTGCTGGTTATCGCGCGCTGGGAAGGCATGTACGACGATGCCAAGGGCGAGCGCTACTGGAACTCCCTGCCGCACTGGCGCAGCAAGGAAAAACTGCCGGCTGGCGAGATTTCCAAGAACTGA